One part of the Planctomycetota bacterium genome encodes these proteins:
- a CDS encoding amidohydrolase family protein, whose product MIKPFSIILALLLVTSCLHANDQVPGELEDFIIGGATIHLADGETIERGSIEVRGGVIVAIHEGRFEVAVGDGISIITLKDGHHVYPGMIDSATTIGMVEIGAVRATRDVAEAGGGDALNPNAQARLTYNVDSELIPTIRANGVLLTHIHPTGGLVSGQSAVMQLDGWTYEDATVRPAVGMLVNWPSMLPQTAWWVEESAEEQMEERDERIGKLEDFFDRAASYKKALDAATPVADAGEESDPESATGVAASDFDIRYDALVPVLDGTLPVLITAQEASQIEAAVAFAKRRGLRMILVGGAEADVVAELLAENDIPVIITGVHRLPRGRDADVDQPGKLASRLRDAGVTFAISSSGGRGSSWPMLSRNLPYHAAEAVAHGLTRAEAVAAITSSPAEILGIADTHGTLEVGKSATLFVSTGDILDVRSNVTHAWIDGRRVDLSSKHTELRDKYRKRLGDAE is encoded by the coding sequence ATGATCAAGCCTTTTTCCATCATCCTTGCGCTCCTGCTCGTCACGTCGTGCCTTCATGCGAACGACCAGGTCCCGGGCGAACTTGAAGACTTCATCATCGGTGGCGCGACCATCCACCTCGCTGATGGAGAGACCATTGAGCGTGGGTCCATAGAGGTTCGCGGTGGTGTCATCGTCGCGATCCACGAGGGCCGCTTCGAAGTCGCTGTGGGCGACGGCATTTCAATCATCACGTTGAAGGACGGTCATCACGTCTACCCCGGCATGATCGACAGCGCTACGACGATCGGCATGGTCGAGATCGGTGCCGTCCGCGCAACACGCGACGTCGCCGAAGCCGGTGGCGGCGACGCGCTGAACCCCAACGCCCAGGCACGCCTGACATACAACGTCGACTCCGAACTCATCCCGACGATCCGAGCCAACGGCGTCCTCCTGACGCACATCCATCCCACCGGCGGACTCGTTTCAGGGCAGTCGGCGGTCATGCAGCTCGACGGCTGGACCTACGAGGACGCAACCGTCCGTCCGGCGGTCGGCATGCTCGTCAACTGGCCGTCGATGCTCCCGCAGACCGCATGGTGGGTCGAGGAGTCCGCCGAGGAGCAGATGGAAGAACGTGATGAGCGGATCGGCAAGCTCGAAGACTTTTTCGATCGGGCCGCGTCGTACAAGAAAGCACTCGACGCCGCGACGCCAGTCGCGGATGCGGGCGAAGAGTCGGATCCAGAGTCCGCGACTGGCGTCGCGGCGTCCGACTTCGACATTCGCTACGACGCACTCGTTCCCGTCCTCGACGGGACGCTGCCGGTGCTGATCACCGCTCAAGAAGCCAGCCAGATCGAGGCGGCAGTCGCGTTTGCCAAGCGTCGCGGCCTTCGCATGATCCTCGTCGGTGGCGCTGAGGCGGACGTCGTCGCCGAACTTCTGGCGGAGAACGACATCCCAGTCATCATCACCGGCGTGCACCGACTTCCGCGCGGGCGCGATGCGGACGTCGACCAGCCCGGCAAGCTCGCGTCGCGGCTTCGCGATGCCGGGGTGACGTTCGCGATCTCCTCCTCCGGCGGACGCGGTTCGAGCTGGCCGATGCTCAGCCGCAACCTGCCCTACCACGCCGCCGAAGCCGTCGCCCATGGGCTGACGCGTGCCGAGGCCGTCGCTGCCATCACGTCGTCTCCGGCTGAGATTCTCGGCATCGCCGACACGCACGGCACTCTCGAAGTCGGCAAGTCGGCCACGCTCTTCGTCAGCACCGGCGACATCCTCGACGTCCGAAGCAACGTCACACACGCCTGGATCGACGGGCGACGCGTCGACCTGTCGAGCAAGCACACGGAGCTCCGCGACAAGTACCGCAAACGGCTCGGCGACGCGGAATGA
- a CDS encoding LuxR C-terminal-related transcriptional regulator — protein MDVARKHKLVPAAIAAAEAEFADRLGDTEPAATSPSRRKERRQLVADFYRRVGQYLNALSRDPVVQPVELKTGRSILSPSANEVRQLKATLTPRPREVLDRLLAGDSEKEVARHLGISPHTVHDHVKLLYKTFDVASRGELLARFISDDA, from the coding sequence GTGGACGTCGCCCGCAAGCACAAGCTCGTTCCCGCAGCCATCGCCGCTGCCGAGGCAGAGTTTGCGGACCGGCTTGGCGACACTGAACCAGCGGCCACGTCGCCTTCGCGGCGAAAGGAGCGTCGACAGCTCGTCGCCGATTTCTACCGACGGGTCGGCCAGTACCTGAATGCCCTGTCGCGCGATCCCGTCGTCCAGCCCGTTGAACTCAAGACGGGCCGATCGATCCTCTCGCCGTCGGCCAATGAAGTGCGACAACTCAAGGCAACCCTCACGCCCAGGCCACGCGAGGTGCTCGACCGCCTGCTCGCCGGCGACTCCGAGAAGGAAGTCGCGAGGCATCTCGGCATCAGCCCGCACACGGTCCACGACCACGTGAAGCTGCTCTACAAGACCTTCGACGTCGCCAGTCGCGGCGAGCTGCTGGCAAGGTTCATCAGCGACGACGCGTAG